The following proteins are encoded in a genomic region of Necator americanus strain Aroian chromosome II, whole genome shotgun sequence:
- a CDS encoding hypothetical protein (NECATOR_CHRII.G8505.T1), producing the protein MGVPEKERELKDIAWLCGLFALFSALLIRFFSLSYVLGSLLTAILIFHQFYWRRRHLPPGPTPLPLIGNTLSIDMRNPAKTFSLWHAHYGPIYTVWLPHPMIVMASHEVLKEALIRHGPAFAGRPSGYIWSMFTKNSVHGDGIILCEGERWEQIREFALKIFRNFGLGRTQMEEKIVHHINYMIGHIDAKLHGRESIKLDLEEPISLCVANIIQDFVLGKSHPFGDPQFRKFKNLIDSVLSDIASKSVQMVNAYPILGYLPIPALRRYKENGFALQRYFLNAIREHRERLEMDGEPRDFMEAYLREMALQKDNPHFNVFTLALASGDLWTGGMETTVTTLRWGFAYLLYHPSVQKKCYDEIHKIFGDEQPCYARRKQLPYIEATLAELQRVTNVLPWAIPHRTMEDVEVMGFHLPKGTVILPQYGTVHYDTRYYPEPEKFKPERFLDQEGYFKKRPELNPFGMGKRTCLGENLARYELFLLFTTLLQKYEFRPIEGEPLPSLQRSEGMTNVPQKYRCTVVPRRPSTVV; encoded by the exons ATGGGCGTAcccgaaaaagaaagagaattaaAGGATATTGCATGGCTTTGTGGtcttttcgctttattttctGCTCTACTTATCAg attCTTCTCGTTATCCTATGTCCTGGGTTCGCTGCTTACTGCGATCCTCATATTCCACCAATTTTATTGGCGTCGACGACATCTCCCGCCAGGACCCACTCCTCTTCCACTTATTGGCAACACATTGTCT ATCGATATGCGAAATCCGGCGAAGACGTTCAGTCTATGGCATGCTCATTACGGTCCCATCTACACGGTATGGCTACCACATCCGATGATAGTGATGGCAAGCCATGAAGTCCTGAAGGAAGCACTTATTCGGCATG GTCCTGCTTTTGCCGGACGTCCTTCTGGATATATCTGGTCGATGTTTACGAAGAACTCAGTGCACGGGGATGGGATTATTTTATGTGAGGGTGAACGTTGGGAACAAATCCGAGAGTTTGCACTTAAAATATTTAg gaattttggACTTGGTCGTAcgcaaatggaagaaaaaatcgtgcACCATATCAATTATATGATTGGACACATTGACGCAAAACTTCATGGACGTGAG agcATAAAACTGGATCTAGAGGAACCGATATCGCTCTGTGTCGCGAATATAATTCAAGATTTTGTACTTGGGAAATCGCATCCATTCGGTGATCCACAATTTcgtaaattcaaaaatcttaTCGATTCTGTTCTATCCGAT atAGCTTCAAAATCCGTTCAAATGGTGAACGCGTATCCAATTCTAGGATATTTGCCTATTCCAGCGCTAAGAAGATATAAGGAGAACGGATTCGCTTTACAGAG ataTTTCTTGAATGCTATACGTGAGCATCGAGAACGTTTGGAAATGGACGGTGAACCACGTGATTTCATGGAAGCATATCTACGAGAAATGGCTTTACAGAAAGATAATCCACATTTTAA TGTTTTCACTTTGGCCTTGGCCTCTGGAGACCTCTGGACTGGTGGTATGGAGACGACTGTGACGACACTTCGATGGGGATTCGCATATTTACTCTATCATCCAAGtgttcagaaaaaatgttACGATGAAATACATAAG ATTTTTGGTGATGAGCAACCATGTTACGCTCGTCGAAAGCAATTACCTTATATTGAAGCAACTTTAGCAGAATTACAACGTGTGACAAACGTATTGCCGTGGGCAATTCCGCATCG GACTATGGAGGATGTTGAAGTGATGGGATTTCATCTCCCGAAAGGAACCGTTATCTTACCTCAGTACGGAACTGTACATTACGATACGCGTTACTATCCGGAACCTGAGAAGTTTAAACCGGAGAG ATTCCTCGATCAAGAGGGCTATTTCAAGAAACGACCTGAACTGAATCCATTCGGAATGGGGAAACGGACGTGTCTCGGCGAAAATTTGGCTCGTTATGAACTTTTTCTACTCTTCACAACGTTACTTCAAAAATACGAATTTCGACCAATAG aaGGAGAACCGCTTCCATCACTGCAACGAAGCGAAGGGATGACGAACGTTCCACAGAAATATCGATGCACCGTTGTACCCAGAAGACCATCAACAGTTGTTTGA